The Arachis ipaensis cultivar K30076 chromosome B07, Araip1.1, whole genome shotgun sequence genomic interval acAGTATTCAAATGACGAACAAAATAATAAGAAGATTCTTATTAGACTATAAAAATTAATCTAATCCTTATAATATGATGGTATTATTTCAAAACAtgtaaaataaaatcataaaatatagtttaattgatgtgtacaataaaataaatataaaacttATAAAATAACAATCAAATGTGGATAGCCATCGCTGCCTTCTGTCCTAAGATAAGGTACTATATTAAACTAAGACACTTAAATTTATAATGATTAGTTAAAAAACTTACAATTATagtactattttttattattttagttgaaaATAATTAGGATTACTaacatcaaattttgataatttgagaaaattttaaatattttatgtcTTAATTCTTTTAGCAAAACTTCAACAACTCATAAAAATTAACACAGTGGATAGTTATAAATCAAAATAATAGATAAGAGTAAACGTTGCGATAATGATACTTGGTGATAATTAATAACTATCAGATAAAAAGAATgtgaaaggagaaaaaaaaagtgaaaaaggagAACAAGGTAATATAATAGTGGTGATGAGACAATTTCAAGTATGTGTTATGTGTATCGAGAATAATAtatagtattataaaaattaatctctttaaaataatagaaaagcgACTGAACAGTCACGACAGTATCTGTTGAGCTGCTAGTATATTTTAAGTGTGATATAAAATAATTAGTGAGGTAATTAAACATTGGATAGTGGGAGATAACTCAGAAATaacgttttaattttttaattattctattaatttctaacggttattttttttttaatttaaatcaatctaattggatcataatttaaactaaaattttttatatactctTTTTTACTactaattgatcaaacatattcattttaaaaagttttaaattaaattatgattcaattggattgatttaaatttgaaaaataaaaataattgtttgCCAATTGTTAGAAAAGATTGATGGCATAGTGAGGGAGAAAATTGAAACGGTTATCTCTCACGTGGATAGTAAGAGATAATGTGAGAGATAACCGTTTCAATTCTCTTTCCACTGTCTCATCAATCTTTTTAAATactaattgatcaaacatatctATTTTAATCTCCTCTACCAACCTTTTTATATACTAATTACATGCTAAAAATTTAGATTattgataatattaatattttttattatttcaatttttttaaaaaaatatatgtatctcgtttacagtgtaaacgagataaatgaGATATGTggatatctcgtttacactatacaCGTTTCGCCTTCATCTGTCTTATCTTATTTACACAACAGAGGGATGTTTAtttcggtaaatattttttaaattatttattttggtaattattataagtaatttatttattaaaataaaaaaatccttaTTTAATAGTCTAAATATTCATAAATAATTTAATCCTTTGCCTAATTAATTATGATTTAGATTATATTAGTCTAACTTTTATTTTTCAATCTAATCCAATCTtacttaaaagtttgtaatttATATTGTACTAGTTTAAATTTACTTTTTAATTCAATCTAATTCAAATGATTTGgactttatattttattaaacaacttatagtttaaaaatttcaaattataacTTAAATTATAGGAAAATTATCCCATGTACCAGTCGAAAAGAGAGGAACATGGTATGATAGGTACGAACAAGTTGCCGAGCTTATTGTTGTCGTGTAGTGAAGTATGAAATATCAAAGAAATCCTTGAGTTTGATAATGAATTGACGTAAATGACCAGTTTGAGAACAAGGATCGATGGCTAGTTGGTTTCTGAAGTACATAAAAGCAAAAGcaacttttaaatattttatttatcaaaaatatcctttattataattaataactATAATTTATATCTataattctatttttctttccAAATCCTTAATTTTTTTCTCTAAATTCTAAACCTCATATCCTAATTCCCTTCACATTTACATTTGTATATTCCTTTAATATTTTCTACACCTATTCTCATTTTAATTTAGGACAAAACACATTTTAAAACTGTTCTTTACTAATTTCACACATTTTGATCTATAGATATATCATCTTCATTCTATTCAATCCAAATTAAATactgatatttaaaaaaatagagtTCATATTGTTATTGGTATTTTATTAGTACCACTCTCTAATTCTTATTACTCCGTTAGAAGGACTCCTCAAGCCACCATACTTTGTTGTATTTGattattaattttagttataCGTTTAATTAATCAAGATGTATACACAAATTAATTTAAGTTTGACTTACAGGAATTAACGTGAAGCTTTAAGAGTATTGATTAATTCAAAGTAATTTtaaagttttattttttaaattatttatttgtggtcaattataaatttattttctaattttttgttttctatttttataaAGTTATGTtgcttttataattttaaattttttgaatttttttgtttgattagtatttatttatattctaatAAGTTTGATTTCTATGACACTGATTTTATTGATTAGTTagttcttatttttttgttttgtattattaaaaatactaataaaaattaCATATAATTTTGATATTGTCTTATTTTATAATTACACAAAATAGCATGCCTCCAAAACTAATTCCTAAACTAGCTAATGAAAAAATTCAATTGAAATGCAAATGACTGAAAAAAATTAGATGAAATTATTATTATACTACCAAAGTTTTTCTCATTTTAtgtgagaaaaaaaattattgctAAAAATATGTCTCATACACACTTTAAtagagaagatttgaaaaacataGTAACTAAGTTCAAGAATATCACATGTCGTTCAAGAATATTATTGTTACATGAAAACTAATAGAATAATTATTAATTGTTAGAATAAAATTCTACATCCAAGCAAAATTCTTAATCAAGTTTAACTTATAACCGTTTTTCAAATCATGcgtcttttttttttccgtttccttctccttctccttctccttttccatttcctcctcctcctcctcttttcattatcgtcgtcaccaacaacatcaatattTTGCTAACATTTTTATTGGTTCTGATTTTCTCTGGTACCATCATTAAATAATAttggtttatttcttagtttattcggttcatttgtgtgctAATTGatgttcacttgatgctgctgataagtattgacataatttttttattccttaagtaattttagttcattaattggtttaattaaggttcatttggatccagaaataaattcgatatatttttgttgataattgagtctttttgactgcttggtcaaatctgaactaatttcaaTTCATTTGTGTGCTAATTGAtattcacttgatgctgctgagTATTGACCAAGTTTTTATTCCTTAAGTCATTTTggttcattttttagtttatttaaggttcatttggatccagaaatgaattcgatATATTTTTATTGATGATAGAGTCTTTTTAACTGTTTGTTCAAAACTGAAGTAAATGAATCGAATGGAATGAtatctaatgcaattgaataaaatgataatgaataattttattcttttttgctaaaaaattggtcaatacttatcagcagtatcaagtgaacctcaattatcacacaaatgaatcgaaattagttcagaatatatattttttattttaatggtttaataattttttaaaaagagaaaCACAGCCAGTCAAACTGCCATTAGTTAGGACATGATAGAAATTTAGGATCGCTTCAATAGACAGGAAGGGGGACTAGCCCGCCAAATAATGATCTTGCCACCCctactaaaatttattttcttaatgAATATTAATTTTGTTGTGAAATTCTATATTTCATTTAAAAATATAGCATAATTGAGTCTAATTCCtacattttgaaatgaatttactcaacaaatttaaaatgtaaatcatatttttttttacaaaatttttttattaacataaTTAGTAGTGGTTACTTGAATAATTATATTTAGAttctaatgatattaaagtcaaTCTATTTTATTATCTTATACCTTCAAAAAATTTACAAGACCGACATAAAAATGTAACAAGTTATATATTTTACTAATAATGTACGTCAGTGAttgattttttaatatttaaaatagtaaaaaacttaaatatgtctgttattttttaaaaacattAAAAAGATACAATTTTAAAATTGACCTTAaacataaaaatttgtattaaaaataNNNNNNNNNNNNNNNNNNNNNNNNNNNNNNNNNNNNNNNNNNNNNNNNNNNNNNNNNNNNNNNNNNNNNNNNNNNNNNNNNNNNNNNNNNNNNNNNNNNNNNNNNNNNNNNNNNNNNNNNNNNNATTtacatttataaatataaatgttaaaaatttgtaattggatGCTTTGATTTATATCCAATTAATTGAAATTCAAATGGTTTTGTTTAATCATTGATTCcttctagtttaatttttttcCTAATACCAACTAAATTTAATGTAGTATGATTTTAATTGTGAAACTTATGAGTTGTTGATTAATTTAAGAAACAAAGAAGGATGTTAGGAGGGATAGAGGAAAATTGATGTATATGAAATGGAAAACAATTttttaataatgatgatgatgatatgttTAGACAGTTTAGTTTACCCAATAAAACCGCTTTGCTTAAAAATTATGCATTAAGCCATTCATATTTTTATCTCACATCAGTCATATAGGTCATGGATAAAAGGGACATTGTGTGCGTGTATATACTTGTCAACTATAAAATATGTTGTAAATCTACCGTGAACTCCTGGTTTTTACGTGCACTCAAAGTAGTTTATCAAGATTTTAACCGTTCACATTAATTTATCTTATATCTCTATAGTCAAAATGAGAGGAATATCATATTCCGTTACGTACATTGTCATACCAGAACAGCTTCCTAAAttatatctaaaaaaaataagTCAAATTAATATAATACAAATAATAAtctctttaaaaattttattttttttttggtgttctaaaaatatttaattaaataataagatagaaaattattatgtttatctttctttaaagatagttatacttatttttttttaaaaaaaagaattatttataaattttaattattttattttattttaaaatttaaaattattttagtaattaatataaataagtaATATTATTCTTCCGTAAAAAATGACAACTACATACAATAAAAATTCAATCTCAGTTTCGAAAGCATGGACGCCATTGATTCAGTGTTCGAACCTCTCAGAGGGTTCTCCAAGGACAGCGTAAGGCTTGTCAAGCGTTGCCATAAACCGGATCGCAAaggtacctttttttttttctattaatttaataatgattattttgatttgaatCTCTATgctgtgaatctgaatttttCCTTTTCGTTCGTAGAATATTTCAAGGTTGCTGTTAGTACTGCAATCGGAATTACGGTTATGGGATTCGTTGGCTTCTTCGTCAAGCTCATCTTCACTCCCGTTAACAACATCATCGTCGGATCTGGTTAGGTATATGATTTCTAAttgtttatttttcaaaaatttgtgatTTATTTACAAAATTGTTTTGTGTTTATAGCTTAGTTTGATGTGTTATTTGAGTGTGATGCAGCAATTTGGTATGAAACTATGAATAAGGAGTTTAAAAGGGGGAAATTGTAATGTTGTTTTATTGTATGCAGAATATGGTTGGTTTTGTGCTTTCTTACTGTTACTTGAGATTAGGGTTTGAAATTATGCAAATTTACTTTTAGATAAAATTCTTTCATACAGTTACTGTTTTGTGCATAGTTTATTATTGAGAGGGGTGATAGATTTACAAATCAGTTTTCttctttctgtttttttattATACCAGTGAACTTTACTGTAACTTGTATGTTTTTTTTGTGTTGCTTTTGCTTATGCTGAAATTAATAGAATAGGTCTATAATCACTACATATAGTGTCAACTTATTTTCTAAACAATTTTGATGATATCTGCAGGATGATGATAGCCACAATCACACACAGAGAGTTTTAAAGCAAATGGTAGCAGGAGTTCTTCCCACATCAACTTTTTGTTAATTATAGTTCTGCTGTATatcactttttgtttttccatcctTGGTGTCTTTTGGGAACATtacagttttaatttaaatttaacctTTCTTTAACATGTGTTAGAATTGGCACCGTTTAATTTAGCCCTGATCAGGGGGAAATATTTGATTGATTTACATGTAACATTGATGTTCTGCATTTTTGTTTTCACGTTCTGAAGCTAAAAGTTCAATTTGATAGACAAAATGGTCCGTTACATATTTGATAAAATCCGTTTGTGGTACTTAGAAGATTGGTTTCGCATGAGCATGACTAAACTACTTGAAGTGAGACAGGACTGAATTGTTAGtgaacttatgacttgagtgccAAAATTATAGTTTTGGTAGCATTATTACTCATTGTAACTTTGCAAGTTGCAACCTTTTTGGTAGCATTATTACTCATTAGTTGCCTCATAGTACTCGATGTTTTATGAGGCCACTTGCTTCTAGCAACTTCTAAATTTAAAGGGTAATTGAAGTCCATTAACTAGACAACATAACAAGTTGcaagattttaattttatttcaggCTAGAATTGTGTTTGGCACTTACTATACTTGATGATAATGTTAGCACTTGAGAAAGGGAGGTTGAATCAAGTTAGTTTTAAACAATGaagttttttgttttattttgcagAAGCTAATTATACaggagattttttttattttatctttaaaacCAGAACAAAACAGATTAGAGTAGAGAAGTAGAGAAGTAGAGTAGAGAAGGAGAGAACAGAGTAGAGTAGAAAAGGAGAGAATCAGGTAAGTATGTATCTTGGTTCGGTTTTCTACATCCAGTCTCTATCTGAATCACAAGGTAGAATTTTTACTATAATCAAactgattacatacaccaataccaACGAATTACAATCTATTTCATCTAGTATTTACCACAAAACTTCTAAACTAAGTCTAGTAACCACTAATTGCTATTCCAACTTGGCAAAGAAAACCTAACTGGTTCAATGACCAAGTGCTATCCCAACTTGGTAAGGATAACTAATCTTAGTTCATCAGTACCCaaatacactttttttttttttttttactttttcaatgtATCTCTCTtgcctcttttctctcataacttttttatttttcacctcACCATGATTTGTCTTTTTCTCAATTACAGAAAGATAGACATTAAATAGCCATAAGCCCATAACAATGAAATCTAAAATGAAGCACAACATTGAAGAAAAATAATTCTGCATGTATGAGATGATGTTCtgaaatttttattctattttccttgtcttcaaatgttgttAAGAGCCAAATATATAGTGAGAAACTTGCTTCATCAAATTAGTTCATTGCCTCCTCATTTTCCTTGCTGATTCTGACCATTGTAactgtcttggcatgcattgctTTTTCATTTTGTTCCACCACTTCTGTCGTCCTTGTAGCTGCTCCACTAATCTCTGttgttcatatatttttttttttttgctctacCAACCTCTGAAATTTGATCCTCTGCTGTTCTTAGTGTAATGTTGTTATCCTTGTATTTGTTGTCTCTTGTTCTCCATAATGTTGCCAACTGTCCCTTTTGTTTTTGCTTTCTTAGTCAAACCATGCAATGCTGAACCATCTTTCTTGGTTTAGTGATTCTGTTTTTGTACTCTCCATCACCATTGGATTGAAGCTTTGATTTGAACATTGTGGAGTATTCACTGAACCTTCATGATGTGGGCTGAGATGAATATATTAGGCTTGTAATACTCATAAACCATTAGCACACTTTAGATTTTTAACCCAATAACAATGTTCATCATCATATTATCAACCTAAAATTAATTGTAACTCAACAATACTTCTTTCTacttattaatataaaatttaaactaTTTTTCTAGATTAATTACAGAACAATcgttattattttagttttaaacaaTTATATCAACCATATATATCTCATCTGATTTGCATAACATAGTTTACATGACATGAGGTTTTCAATTTTCATCTCTAGAAAAATAATAGAGTAGAAGTTTTTTAACAGAAAGTCAGGAATTTTAAAAAATCAGTGATAGTTATTATAAAATTGAATAccacaaattttaatttaaccTGCAAAGTGCAAaccaatgtttttttttttttaaccaaaccCCTTGATGGCTTAACACTAGCATTAAAATGTTAGTAcaaaagatttgatttctttattttagtCTTGATTACAAGTTACAACAAATCAGGTTTAGAAAATTGAATCTATTACAAGAAATCTGGTTATAATGATCTTATTATTCTACCATTGTATGTGAACAATATGTTAGTAATAGGCCCAACAAATAATGCATccagattttattatttttctgataTAGTTATACACTATTAGGAAACTGTAACTTTCTCTCATTGGCAAAAGTTTCTTTCTACAATGTAACAGAACAATCCTCTCAAGATGATTGTGCCTTTAGATTTGTGGTGTCCCCTTTTGGTGGAGTAATTGTTGCCAATGATATAGTTCTACAATGTCTTTTTTTTTGTGTCTTGTTCTATAATGTCTGGTTTTTTGTATGTTAATGCTATTAGCATTTTTTTTATATCtataaaatgaaatttttttaacaACTCTCATGAATAATGTGATTTGAAAACTAATCTTTGATGAAGAAGACGACGAAGATGAACATAATGATTTTGGAAAAAGTCTAATCGAACCTTTGACTTGAAAGGCTATATAGAATAATttagataatttaattttatggttttctttttttagtgttatttatttaatttatgcagTCTCTCCCAGTTAAAAATTATTGTAAATCTTTTAGacgatatttttaaaaaatctcaTTTTCTTGCTACTTATATCTTTTATAATCCTTCTTGTATTTTCTTTCGTAATATACAAAATTAGCTTATCTTTAAttaaaaaatgataattattCTAAGTAAAAGAAATAGTAATTATCTTATGAGTTTGATTTTAATATCTTAAAACAAGTTTAATcacccgtgccatgcacgtgataagattgaaattataattttaagttgttatgttaaattttattttaattataataatttaattaataaaaaaataacttgtatgcgttgtttttcttttcttaatatagtgttaattgtattaactataaaatagttatttaatctattttttttcaataaatcaggtatatatactcaatatgaccataaataatctagtaatacTTAAATCTACCAACAAAGTTTTATATGTTGGTTTACTGTGAAGTAAGAAAAtatcaaaatcaactcaaaatgaagaacaaattAATAGAGAATTCTAATACAGAAAGTTTTGtaataaacaatatatatatatatacactaattaCAAACAATATGAATTTTTAATGGAAATACCAACCCATAAAGACTCTTCTTAAGCTTGCACACAAAATCTTCCTTTCCTTTAACAACAAAGCCCTCCGGTTGCTCCATGTAGATCTCCTTGTCTAAATCACCATGAAGAAAAGCCGTCTTCACATCCATTTGCTCAATCTCCAAATCAAGAGACGCTGCTAATCCAAGCACAGCACGAATAGATGACATCCTCACAACAGGAGAAAAAATCTCCTCATAATCAACACCTTTTCTCTGGCTAAAGCCTCTAATGGAGAATACCTTGACGAAGGCTTTCTCTCTCTTGTAGACCTTCTAAGTGCATTTGCAGGAATTTCTAAAGCTGGTTCTTCatcttgatcatcatcaccaacttcaTCAAGTATTGGATCAACTGTTCCATCTTCACCTGCACTTGTATCATGCTCATTATTTTGAGCTTCAACTCTACCATCTTCTACCATAGGCATAGAGGGAGTAATATCCAAGTCATAAAAATCATCACTAGGCTGAACCATTGGCTTCTCTGCATTATCAACATCCTTCAATGTTTGGTCTTCAACAAAGACAACATCTCTACTCCGAATCACCTTTTTGTTAATNNNNNACTTGTCTATGCAACAAAGTCCAATCGTCATCAGATTTATCATTAGGTTTCTCTGTACCAAAAACTGGTTGATGAAAATTCTTGACATAAAGCAAATCTTCCATCTTTGACTTTCACAAATCATTATTAGGACCATTAAGAGTGATCATCCTACTAGTATTAGTATTAGCTTCCATTGTTCACAAAATCACAAGCCCAGAAAAATACcaacaagctctgataccacttgttggggcCACCGTGGGGAGCTCTTGACCATTGGAGAGAAttcggggaggaatcaagtgagagaacataagatgagaagacaccacatccaactcaaaaccttaaggtgtcaagttaatgggtctcttatcttataaactcctcactcttccatgctttctttgatgtgggactaacttcaacacttctcacacttgcaacactaacaatctCCCCCTCAAGTGTGAGCCTCCACATCAAGCATCAACTCCCCCTCTTTCTAGCTCCTCACCACCACgagtattcgtccatcacacCACCGCAAAACACCGCGGGACACGCCGCCCGGACCACCTTTGCCGGgaagactttcgatgcttcaccttgaatactccttaaaccagaccgattaaaccatcggctctgataccagtATGAAAAGAGCCTAGCAGCGGAAACGACACAAATGTCCAATACAAGAAcaatatggaagcactcacaacacaatatggtagcaactataacaagcaaatatagcaagtaaagcaataataagaacacaccgagattttaacgtggaaaaccccctcaatgtgagaggtaaaaaccacgagtcgtccagaccaatgaaatagctccactataatcaaatgaggtacaagagagtctcaaataaagcacaaaaatgtgcatataaccagccaaaacatcaaagcaccaaagctcacaaatgaaaagcaagaagatgaaatatacccaaaaacAGAGCTActgtcgaagccaatttctccctctgcagacctccaattaaaatctccaccatccagaatgaagaacaagatgtgaagaatctacagttcaaatttcacgtcgatccaacggtgaaagaatgagaaaatgCCGTTCCAAAATCGCTGCTCTGTGTAAAAACgggaaacctaatttctctcttgcgaagccaatttctctcactgaaaatctccaatcaacatctccaccgaccagaatgaagaaaaagatgaTAGGAACATGCAGTTTAAATTTCaagccgatccaacggtgaacaacTGAGAAACTGACATTTGAAATTTACAGCTTTGGGCAAAAACGGGAATTCTGTTTTTCCCCTTCTCTCTCACTTGGTGGctactctctctcactctcaatgACCCCAAAAATCTGAACTAGGGTTGTGGCACAATGGGTGTAAGAGACACCCTcaaaatgttgggcttgggcctcacaaaggagagaaaaacccAACACCTTTGACTTGAAAGGCTATATAGAATAATttagataatttaattttatggttttctttttttagtgttatttatttaatttatgcagTCTCTCCCAGTTAAAAATTATTGTAAATCTTTTAGacgatatttttaaaaaatctcaTTTTCTTGCTACTTATATCTTTTATAATCCTTCTTGTATTTTCTTTCGTAATATACAAAATTAGCTTATCTTTAAttaaaaaatgataattattCTAAGTAAAAGAAATAGTAATTATCTTATGAGTTTGATTTTAATATCTTAAAACAAGTTTAATcacccgtgccatgcacgtgataagattgaaattataattttaagttgttatgttaaatttcattttaattataataatttaattaataaaaaaataacttgtatgcgttgtttttcttttcttaatatagtgttaattgtattaactataaaatagttatttaatctattttttttcaataaatcaggtatatatactcaatatgaccataaataatctagtaatacTTAAATCTACCAACAAAGTTTTATATGTTGGTTTACTGTGAAGTAAGAAAAtatcaaaatcaactcaaaatgaagaacaaattAATAGAGAATTCTAATACAGAAAGTTTTGtaataaacaatatatatatatatacactaattaCAAACAATATGAATTTTTAATGGAAATACTGGATactaatagaaaaaaattatataaataaaaattatttaatttcaatttcaatttcatataACAAAacagtggttttcaaaaattatggaaTCTTTTTTTGACATATGTATTATGCCATACGTATAAATTATACGGGTTATTATATAAATTCATATATATGCATAACAAAACagtttaatattatatattttctacattaattatatgtcaatattttaaaaaagagataaaagaagagatatataaatatgtataatatTATTGCTATATATGAAGCAGTTTTATATTGCTTTAATTATAGAGACTtactataattatataaaatttaatttgaggAAATAATTTCTATTGCCATaaataatatactaaaactgttaATATATTATCTTCTTTATGGTTAATTGAATTTATCAATGATTTTCCCGTGTAAATCGTTATTACCCAATTTTTAATAATGACTTAATatacaaaatttgaaattagaaattattattactaattcaattaactggttaattcaataataattgtcaaattatTAAGGTGCAAAATCATTGATTTATTCAATAGattttcatatattatttatatttcaagtaataatttaaaattatattatttacccAGGTAATAATactattattaaaaattattttttgcattgatttttaaatcaattattaagtaattatttttgttaaggtaattgtttataaattatttcaaattatattttgttaatatataattatttagatTATTATTCATGATATGAGTATTGTTCATACCCTGTCCCAACACTAAGGCCCAGGATAAAAaaaaaaggcccaacccaaaagaGTTGAGCCTTTCATTACACCGACCAGATACCTCAAAAGTCGGCTATCTTCACGACTTGCTCCAAAGAAGTCAGTAcgaggattagctggcagatCAACCCTCCCTCAAGAtgataactgcccctagaatctctct includes:
- the LOC107608030 gene encoding protein transport protein Sec61 subunit gamma; the protein is MDAIDSVFEPLRGFSKDSVRLVKRCHKPDRKEYFKVAVSTAIGITVMGFVGFFVKLIFTPVNNIIVGSG